ATGGATATGAAAATATTGAGCCTTCTAAGTATAAAGGAATTGTTTACAATACTTTAAAAAGTATCAAATATGGAAAAAGATTTTTTGAATGGAATGAAAGTTTTTTAAAACCATCAGGACTTCCTTTAGAAGTTATTCCTTTAATCAATCCTCTTACAATTAAAGCTGGAGAAAACCTACCTGTATTAGTAGTAAAAGATGGTAAAGCTTTAGAAGGAGCAGGATTTGAAACATCAGATTATGAGGACTTAAATATCAAAACAAATAAATTTGGAATAGCTAATATTCCAGTTAAATCAAAAGGTTTACAAATTATTGCAGCACAATATTATTCAAGTGAAATAAGTGATCCAAAAGTTAGTAATATCACTATTCAAAGTAGTATCTCATTTGAAGTAAAATAGTTATGATATTAAGAACTCTATTTTTATCGCTTTTATTATCTGCTACTGTTTTTGCACATGGAGTATTTCATAATATTGTTGATGGTGCTGTAGCAATTAGAGTAACAGCACCTAATAATATTGCAATAGATAATGCTAAAATAACTATTTATGCACCTGAAAGCTCGTTACCTTTTACAAAAGGAAAAACTGATTTAAATGGTAATTTTGCTTTTGTTCCAGATAGTCATG
This sequence is a window from Halarcobacter bivalviorum. Protein-coding genes within it:
- a CDS encoding DUF4198 domain-containing protein gives rise to the protein MKKLTISLLLSTATLFAHQVTAQKGPNNTYEANFWAHGKFQEYKSNQLKGALAFDTNNKEINTGIDYSKKQPVLLTAKKPAMISLVFDAGYWVKGENGYENIEPSKYKGIVYNTLKSIKYGKRFFEWNESFLKPSGLPLEVIPLINPLTIKAGENLPVLVVKDGKALEGAGFETSDYEDLNIKTNKFGIANIPVKSKGLQIIAAQYYSSEISDPKVSNITIQSSISFEVK